TGAGCGCAGTTTACCCGCCCGTGGCGGGCGAATTTTACCCGCCTGTGGCGGGCCCCGGGACGCCGTTCCCCTGCACCCCCCGCGCCCGACGGTCATATCACCGCCCGCATGCATGATGCCTCCCCCCGCGCGGGCCGTCAAGTCTTATCCGCAAAACCCCGCGGGTTCCATCGTGAATGTTTTGTTCTTGAGAAGGGGGGCAGGTCGGGTATTCTTCGACTCGTAAGCAAAGACAGGAGGGGAAAGGTGTCAGGTACTTTTTTGCGACAACGCTTTCGGCAACCAGAACCAAGGCAAAAAAGTACCTGACTCCTTTCGCTCCAGATTTCCTATTAACACCGGACATTCAGGAGAACCGAGATGATCGACTACGACCCCCCTCCACCCAACCCCCTCCGCCCCCCGGGCCCCCGCCGCTTCCCACGCCCAATCAAATTTCCTATCAGGATCATGAACAGACGAGGCGGGATGGTGCGGGCGGCCTGGTGGGCGGCCTGCGTGGCCTTGCTGCTGACATTCGTCGCGCCCGCCAGGGCGGCAGAGGGCGGCAAGGCCTTCACCGTCGAGGCCGACGAGTTCGGGCCGGTCTATCGCGTGGACATGGCCAAGGTCAACTCGGCGGCGGACCTCGCGGCCGTGCCGGGGATTAAGATCGCCTGGGACCTTCACGGCCAGGAGCCCGACGAGTGGCTGGCCAACGCCCGCGATGTGGATGGCGACGGGAAGATCGACCTGATCGTCTCGGCCGGGACAAAGGACAGCCGCTGCATAGTCCGCTACGACCAGGACGGGCGGCGGATCTGGACCTGCGAGCGGGTCAACGACGGGGTGGGCAACGAGAGCGGCATGGCCGTCGAGGACCTGGACGGCGACGGAAAGTTCGAGGTCGTCTTCAACGTCGACCGCCAACTCTGGTGCCTGGATGCGGACGCCGGAAAGACAAAGTGGAAAATCGACCTGCCGAAGTGCCGCAACAACTATCAGGTCTCGGTGGTCGGGCACTTTCTGGACCGCAAACGCTTCGCCGTGGTCTGCCGGGTGGACCGCGACGTGACATGCTACGCCCCGGCCGGCCGGAAGGTCTGGACGTACCCCATCGACAACCAGGACCTGTATGGGCATGAGATGGCCCACTACGACGCCGACGGCGACGGGCTGGACGAGGTGTACATCTCGCTGAACGGCAAGTTCCTGGCACTGGGAGGCGACGGAAAACTGCGATGGGCCGACGCGAGTTGCCGCAATCACAGCGACTTCATCCTCTGCGGCGACGTGGACGGCGACGGCAATCGCGAGATCGTGTACGACCGCGACGGCTGCGCTGCCATGCGCGGGCCCGTCGTCTGCGTCGACGGGCGGACGGGCAAACTCGTGCGGGAGTGGACGTATGCCCGCCCGGGCAAGGACCACCTCCAGAGGGCGACGCTGGGCGACTTCGACCCCTCGCGGCCGGGGATGGAACTGGCGGCCGTCGGCAAAACACGGGGCGGGGGCGGGCTGATTATGTGGAGCAACGCGGGCACGCCCGCTTGGTGCAAGGACATCCCCACGGGCTGGGTGACCTCGGGCGACTGGAACGGCGACGGGACTCCGGAGATCCTGCTCAGCGCCGGCGCCGGCTGGGAGGTCTGGACCGGCGCGGGAAAGCGCCTGTACGCCATCGCCGGGATCGGCGAAAATTTTCCGCTGGGCGTCGAATGCGCGGGCCCGAAGCGGCCCGACCTCGACGGCAACGGCAAGGCTGACGTCCTGCTGACGACCTGGCGCGGCTACATCGTGCTCATGGAGGCCCCGTAAGGGAATTGCGGCAAGAGCCTGCGGGAGTTCCGGGAGTTCCGGGGAAGTTCCGGGGACACCCATCAATGGCATTAAGTTAAGGGGATTTGAGGCGTTTCCGTGCAGCGAGGGACCCTGCGAACCGGGGCCGAAGCCGGGAAAGAGGAGATAAGTTCTATGTCACCGGAATTGCCGCCGGAATTCTCTCGGTTTTCGCGTGGTGCTGGCGCCGGAGGTGGGAGCAAAGAAGGAGTAAAGGAGCCTCCATACAACACGTGTAACCGGCTGTTCTACTTCCCGGCCAGCGGCAGCGGCCGGAAGTCCGGTTCATCCTTCCACTTCAGGTTCTTCTTGCCCTCATGGGTGCCGTAGTACGGGGCGTTGGCGTCGATCCAGGTGACGATCCTGATGAACTCCTCGCGCGTGAGATTCGCCTTGCACGGGTCCTTGCGAATCCGCTCGACCAGCTTGCTCTGATGCGAGCCGAACGTCAGCGGCGGCTCGGCCGCAATATTGGCGCTGCCAAAGCCGCCCTCGAGATAGCTGACCAACTGCTTCTTGAAGAAGGTCTCGTAGGAGCGGCTGAACTTCTCGGTCAACTCACGGGTAAGGTCCAACTCGGCCTTGGGCTGCTGGCCGCCGTGGCAGTTGATGCAGTGTTTGTCGAAGATCGGCTGAATATCCAGGGCGTAGTGCACGGAGCGAGGGCCTGTGTCGCCGGGCTGAGGGCGGAGCGTCTCGGTTGGGCTGTTCATGGCCATCGGTCGGCCGACTTGCAGCGGTGGAGCCGAGGTGCGGGGCTCGTGGCACCCGATGCAGGATCTCTTTTCGCCCGGCATCAGGTTGATGAAGGTGCGCATCCGCTGCAATTCCATGTAGTTCTCATCCAGCGCCTGGAAGAAGAGGTTTGTGTTGGGTGGGACCGTGAAGAAGGCCGATCCATCCTCGTGGACCGCCGCGATGCCGTGAATCTTCTTGATCGCGGGATCGGCGCCGTAGCTAACCGCCGATGCCTGCATGCCCGGGCCGCCATCTTCCTGTTTGCCCGACCGCCAGCCATCAAGCCAGGACAGGGTCATGGCCTCCATCACCCGCACATACTTCACCCTTCCGCGCTCGATGCCCGTCATCCCTCGGTATATGTCCCGGATGAACATCGTGGCCGGCGTGCCTTCTTTCGTCTTATCCGTCAGGGCAACTGTCTCGTCCGTGCCGCCAACGGGGGGAATATTCACGGGCCTAAGGCGCGGCCGAAGCGGGGTGGGCTGGAACGAGGAAAACTGCGGGTCCTGATAAAGTTCGGCCCGGTTACCCCACGCGTCCAGCGTGTAAATACCGAAGCGCACCTTCTCAGTGCCCTGAGTGGCATTGTGTGAAATGAGGAAGAACTTTT
The Planctomycetota bacterium DNA segment above includes these coding regions:
- a CDS encoding PQQ-binding-like beta-propeller repeat protein, which codes for MNRRGGMVRAAWWAACVALLLTFVAPARAAEGGKAFTVEADEFGPVYRVDMAKVNSAADLAAVPGIKIAWDLHGQEPDEWLANARDVDGDGKIDLIVSAGTKDSRCIVRYDQDGRRIWTCERVNDGVGNESGMAVEDLDGDGKFEVVFNVDRQLWCLDADAGKTKWKIDLPKCRNNYQVSVVGHFLDRKRFAVVCRVDRDVTCYAPAGRKVWTYPIDNQDLYGHEMAHYDADGDGLDEVYISLNGKFLALGGDGKLRWADASCRNHSDFILCGDVDGDGNREIVYDRDGCAAMRGPVVCVDGRTGKLVREWTYARPGKDHLQRATLGDFDPSRPGMELAAVGKTRGGGGLIMWSNAGTPAWCKDIPTGWVTSGDWNGDGTPEILLSAGAGWEVWTGAGKRLYAIAGIGENFPLGVECAGPKRPDLDGNGKADVLLTTWRGYIVLMEAP